One stretch of Ipomoea triloba cultivar NCNSP0323 chromosome 8, ASM357664v1 DNA includes these proteins:
- the LOC116027167 gene encoding serine/threonine-protein kinase ATR isoform X1: MANLSSLLHKLRERIARQPNHQNDDDLKALFRDVLPNLLRTYVVPSADKHREVVAILKLSAHVANNFPGVFYHGKPSAVLPVIARILPFFAESAFKAQHGVIFETVVSLLSLLRTGDRDAYRLFFMDAMLLVEDLVDVALVCERQCYKGSRKVSLKCFTESFSGAWDEPSALCDLPQCCKADDSYGILINLTGNERCQLFASFAIKVLSKCLTEGTLYVEGLLNTSCVLAICKLLCYGDADLHMVCFDFVHLVGAMSYEIVPAERLIQLITIILHEGKGELPVFRNTMYDSSMGGCLHLLHSRCPVDVVRSTATDLVNVFPQSLLRTRSQELKGALCCAYSRVVKYCPPHIWRPEFLIKLLYSSSPIVPLIECFEVALSSLQSNISGGEMVNDGGVCLSTSNSSVSENPRVGEKRPQDSMETSKAKLQKFEGEFVGSGMKCEDLNKLIYESPFMRDKEYANYMHSSLKMFVQLLKPLSDRDNSLGPEVALTALSTLCIVFCKYPCNNLLLQIFQHMCEWVPWIDEQVQQGLPLLFDLSIFLDAVNNLLLLKGSISVEEEFLNSISGLPNMMRPLLRLPWSNSISINSQPPWKAKCLSLQVLSKIGPWLQNGNDLDILDLGLLDEMEEVRREAVYSMPIIVMWCGYGLLTHMFKRLEILEKEMDGRTKKIIPHALGYLACLYGSYCTGAVLCEGKCKLYFQKDVGKQDLTVDGLLRVWCSKCDTDVPGNELNSKILHLPNVQDIGFAEDYGYNHLQSLFFKLLYDESSEDIQVSCVDVIQRILLHVTESILLTTRCEWLKCIDYLLLHRIKAVREAFCAKVGFFLEEPILNCLFLDGEPNKTKEQKFMEKLKDALSATDDPLVHETLLEAAVNVMNTVDVHSQFFFFSLILLIDQLDNPHLQVRIIASRLIRGSCYFHTEDGYELLPKVLCIRNELYDYLSSRLASSPKIVEEFALAVLDIETEKLVKKMVPVVLPKLIVTQKGGDEVITILHELAKCLNTDMVQLIVNWLPKVLAYALHRAERQDLLSVLQFYHEKTGSDNQEIFSAALPALLDELVCFTDEDVKEINKRLMRVPQMIKEVARILTGNEDLPGFLRNHFVGLLNSIDRKMLHTKDISLQRQAVKRIEMLIDLMGSHLSTYVPKLMVLLMHAIDKEPLQGDGLSVFHYFIKQLALVSPSSTKHVISQVFAALVPFLEREKEKSSSHSPKIVEILEELVTQNRAILKEHIREFPPLPNIPVLSKVNSIIQEARGPMSLKDQLLDIVDGLNHENLNVRYMVASELSKLLNLRREDVMALITKEGDPSMDVMSSLITSLLRGCAEESRTMVGQRLKLICADCLGALGAVDPAKIKGFSNTRFKIACSDDDLIFELIHKHLARAFRAAPDTIIQDSAALAIQELLKIAGCEASLDENVSGSLSKRISKQPLKSLASTPKSSGNCNDLHERGQRLWNRFSDYVKEIIAPCLTSRFQLPNSSDSASSGPIYRPSMSFRRWIFFWIKKLTVHAIGSRASIFKACRGIVRHDVQIAMYLLPYLVLHAVCHGTEEARHGIAEEILFVLRAAASESNNATVHGISSGHNEVCIQAVFTLLDNLGQWVYDVEQDLALSLSVQTSNSRQQALKLKEQNDSEQMLMQCKHVSELLAAIPKVTLARASFRCHAYARSLLYFESYVREKSGSFNPSSEKSGIFEDEDISFLMEIYSGLDEPDGLSGFASLRKAKSLQDHFLINKKAGNWAEVLTSCEQALQMEPTSVQRHSDVLNCLLNMYHLQGMVTYVTGLMSRIPEYRKMWCMQGIQAAWRLGRWDLMDEYLNGADKEGLICSNAESNASFDMDVAMILQAMMKKDQFSVDEKIALSKQSLIGPLAAAGMDSYARAYPFVVKLHMLRELEEFNFLLGGESFLEKSLHLDELQFPKLTGNWENRLKLTQPSLWAREPLLAFRRLVFCASGVRDSVGNCWIQYAKLCRSAGHYETANRAILEARVVLEATMAPNVNVEKAKLLWSTRRADGAIAELQQSLLSMPVEVVGSSAISSITSLSLVPLNPPPLLSNTQFLNETRDVAKTLLLYSRWIHYTGQKKKEDMINLYSRVKELQPKWENGYFYMAKYCDELLVDARKRQEDKTEPLSRVVPSNFNPVSSTSLNAEKPWWSDLPDVLLFYAKGLHRGHKNLFQALPRLLTLWFDFGSVCHPSNVASTRDMKTIHGKVMNIMRGCLKDLPTYQWLTVLPQLVSRICHQNEDTVRLVKHIITSVLQQYPQQALWIMAAVTKSQVSSRKKAAAEIIQAARNRSTDKDVNSLFTQFATLIDHLIKLCNHNGQPRARTINISTEFSALKRMMPVDIIMPTQQSLTVNLPSYYINQTDSVAADTFSFTDLPTISGISDEADILSSLQRPKKVILLGSDGSERPFLCKPKDDLRKDARMMEFNAMVNRLLSKCPESRRRKLYIRTFAVIPLTEDCGMVEWVPHTRGLRQILQDIYISCGKFDRQKTNPHIKRIYDQCQGKMPAEEMLENRILPMFPPVFHKWFLNTFSEPAAWFRARVAYAHTTAVWSMVGHIVGLGDRHGENILFDSTTGDCVHVDFSCLFDKGLLLEKPELVPFRLTQNMVDGLGITGYEGIFLKVSEITLSVLRNHRETLMSVLETFVHDPLVEWTKSHKSSGVEVQNPHAQRAISHIEARLQGVVVGVGAAPSLPLAVEGQARRLIAEAVSHKNLGKMYIWWMPWF, from the exons ATGGCGAACCTGTCGAGCCTTCTACACAAACTTCGAGAGCGCATAGCAAGGCAACCCAACCACCAAAACGACGACGATTTGAAGGCCCTTTTCCGCGACGTTCTTCCCAATCTCCTCCGCACCTATGTCGTCCCCTCCGCAg ACAAACACAGAGAGGTGGTTGCCATACTTAAACTCTCCGCACATGTCGCCAACAACTTTCCGGGAGTGTTTTATCACGGCAAGCCTTCCGCCGTGTTGCCGGTCATTGCTCGCATATTGCCCTTCTTTGCTGAATCCGCATTTAA GGCTCAACATGGGGTGATTTTTGAAACGGTTGTATCCCTGTTGTCACTGCTTCGTACGGGGGATCGAGATGCTTACAGGCTATTCTTTATGGATGCAATGTTGTTGGTTGAAG ATCTTGTGGATGTGGCTTTGGTCTGTGAAAGGCAATGCTATAAAGGATCAAGAAAAGTATCTTTGAAGTGTTTCACCGAATCTTTTTCTGGAGCTTGGGATGAACCATCCGCTCTCTGTGATCTTCCCCAGTGCTGTAAAGCAGATGATAGCTATGGCATTTTGATTAATCTGACTGGGAATGAAAGATGTCAACTTTTTGCTTCTTTTGCTATCAAGGTGCTTTCTAAATGTTTAACTGAAGGAACTCTATATGTTGAAGGACTCTTGAATACCTCTTGTGTCCTGGCCATCTGCAAGCTTTTGTGCTATGGAGATGCTGATCTGCACATG GTATGCTTTGACTTTGTGCACCTTGTTGGAGCCATGAGTTATGAAATTGTTCCTGCTGAAAGGTTAATACAACTGATAACAATTATATTACATGAAGGCAAGGGGGAACTTCCAGTCTTCAG AAACACTATGTATGATTCATCCATGGGTGGATGCCTTCACTTATTACACTCCCGTTGCCCAGTTGATGTTGTCAGGTCAACAGCTACAGATTTAGTGAATGTCTTTCCCCAGTCATTGCTTAGAACAAGAAGTCAAGAGCTCAAG GGTGCTCTCTGCTGTGCTTACTCTCGTGTTGTTAAATATTGCCCCCCTCATATATGGAGACCCGAATTTCTTATTAAATTGCTCTACTCATCCAGTCCAATTGTCCCATTAATAGAGTGTTTTGAGGTTGCTTTATCCAGTCTCCAATCTAATATTTCTGGAGGGGAAATGGTGAATGATGGTGGTGTGTGTTTATCAACCTCAAACTCTAGTGTGTCTGAGAACCCAAGAGTTGGAGAGAAAAGGCCTCAGGACAGCATGGAGACCTCTAAGGCAAAACTTCAAAAGTTTGAAGGTGAATTTGTGGGTTCTGGCATGAAATGTGAGGATTTAAACAAGCTTATATATGAATCTCCTTTTATGCGAGACAAAGAATATGCTAACTACATGCATAGCTCCTTGAAGATGTTTGTTCAACTTTTGAAACCTCTTAGCGACAGAGACAACTCATTGGGACCAGAAGTTGCACTGACAGCTCTTAGTACACTCTGCATTGTTTTCTGTAAATACCCATGTAACAATCTCTTGCTTCAGATATTTCAGCATATGTGTGAATGGGTACCTTGGATTGATGAACAG GTTCAGCAAGGACTTCCACTACTCTTTGATTTATCAATTTTTCTAGATGCTGTTAACAACCTTTTGCTCTTAAAAG GCTCCATTTCTGTGGAGGAGGAGTTTCTCAATAGTATAAGTGGTCTTCCAAATATGATGCGACCATTGCTAAGGCTGCCGTGGTCAAATTCTATATCAATTAATTCCCAGCCACCATGGAAGGCAAAATGCCTCTCACTGCAGGTTCTTTCAAAGATTGGACCCTGGTTGCAAAATGGAAATGATCTTGATATTTTAGATCTGGGTCTTCTTGATGAAATGGAGGAGGTTAGAAGAGAAGCTGTTTATTCCATGCCAATAATAGTCATGTGGTGTGGTTATGGTTTGCTAACACATATGTTCAAGAGACTGGA GATTCTAGAGAAAGAGATGGATGGGCGAACTAAGAAGATCATCCCCCATGCACTTGGTTATTTAGCATGCCTTTATGGATCTTACTGTACTGGTGCTGTTCTTTGTGAAGGTAAATGCAAATTATACTTTCAGAAGGATGTCGGAAAACAAGATTTGACAGTGGATGGTCTTTTGAGAGTTTGGTGTTCAAAATGTGACACAGATGTACCTGGTAATGAATTGAATTCAAAAATTTTACACCTGCCTAATGTTCAAGATATAGGATTTGCTGAAGACTATGGTTATAATCATTTGCAATCCCTCTTCTTCAAATTGCTTTATGACGAATCATCAGAAGATATTCAAGTTTCTTGTGTAGATGTAATTCAGCGAATTCTTCTCCATGTAACAGAAAGTATTCTTCTCACAACAAGATGTGAATGGTTGAAATGTATTGATTACCTACTCCTTCATAGGATAAAGGCGGTGAGAGAAGCATTCTGTGCAAAGGTTGGTTTCTTCCTTGAGGAACCTATTCTGAATTGTTTATTCTTGGATGGGGAACCAAACAAAACCAAAGAACAAAAGTTCATGGAGAAATTAAAAGATGCTCTTTCAGCAACTGATGATCCCTTGGTGCATGAAACTCTTCTAGAAGCTGCAGTGAATGTTATGAACACAGTTGATGTACACAGCcagttctttttcttctctcttatTCTATTAATTGACCAGCTTGATAACCCTCACTTGCAAGTGAGGATAATAGCATCAAGGTTGATAAGAGGCTCTTGCTACTTTCATACTGAAGATGGATATGAACTCCTTCCCAAAGTTCTTTGTATCAGAAATGAATTGTATGATTATCTTTCTTCAAGGCTTGCTAGCTCTCCAAAAATTGTGGAAGAGTTTGCACTGGCAGTGCTTGACATTGAAACTGAAAAACTTGTGAAAAAGATGGTCCCTGTTGTTCTTCCAAAGCTCATTGTCACACAAAAGGGTGGTGATGAAGTAATTACAATCTTGCATGAGTTGGCCAAGTGTTTAAACACGGATATGGTGCAATTGATTGTTAATTGGCTGCCTAAAGTACTTGCTTATGCTCTTCATCGAGCTGAAAGACAGGATTTACTATCTGTTCTGCAGTTCTACCATGAGAAGACAGGTTCTGACAACCAAGAGATTTTTTCTGCTGCATTGCCTGCTCTCTTGGATGAACTTGTGTGTTTTACAGATGAAGATGTCAAAGAGATAAACAAAAG GTTGATGAGGGTGCCTCAGATGATAAAAGAAGTTGCAAGAATTCTGACTGGAAATGAAGATCTTCCTGGATTTTTGAGGAATCATTTTGTTGGTCTCCTTAATAGCATTGATCGGAAAATGCTTCATACAAAGGACATATCACTTCAAAGACAAGCTGTTAAACGGATTGAGATGCTTATTGATCTGATGGGTTCCCATCTTAGCACTTATGTTCCAAAACTTATGGTTCTTCTCATGCATGCTATAGATAAGGAACCACTCCAGGGTGATGGTCTTTCTGTTTTCCATTATTTTATCAAGCAACTAGCTCTGGTATCACCATCTAGTACCAAACATGTGATTTCCCAAGTGTTTGCTGCTCTTGTTCCCTTCTTAGAGAGGGAGAAAGAAAAATCCTCTTCACACTCGCCGAAAATTGTGGAGATTTTGGAAGAACTTGTGACCCAAAATAGAGCAATCCTAAAGGAACATATCCGTGAGTTCCCTCCATTGCCTAATATTCCTGTTCTTTCTAAAGTGAATAGTATAATACAAGAAGCACGTGGGCCAATGAGCTTGAAGGATCAATTGCTAGACATTGTTGATGGGCTCAAccatgaaaatttgaatgttaggTATATGGTAGCATCAGAATTGAGCAAGTTGCTGAACCTTAGAAGGGAGGATGTCATGGCTTTAATTACTAAGGAAGGGGATCCAAGTATGGATGTTATGAGCAGTTTGATTACATCCTTACTTAGAGGGTGTGCAGAAGAATCAAGAACTATGGTTGGGCAGCGGCTGAAGTTGATTTGTGCCGATTGTCTTGGAGCACTTGGAGCTGTGGATCCTGCCAAAATCAAGGGATTTTCAAACACACGTTTCAAAATTGCATGTTCAGATGATGATCTTATTTTTGAATTGATCCACAAACATCTAGCCAGGGCTTTCAGAGCAGCACCTGACACTATTATTCAAGATTCAGCAGCTTTGGCTATACAGGAACTTCTAAAGATTGCAGGTTGTGAGGCATCTCTTGATGAAAATGTTTCAGGTTCTTTATCAAAGAGAATAAGTAAACAACCTTTGAAGTCACTTGCATCTACACCGAAAAGCTCTGGAAATTGCAATGATTTGCATGAAAGGGGTCAGAGATTGTGGAACCGATTCTCTGATTATGTTAAAGAAATCATAGCTCCTTGCTTGACCTCAAGATTTCAACTTCCAAATTCGTCAGATTCAGCATCTTCTGGTCCCATTTACCGCCCTTCAATGTCATTCAGAAGATGGatatttttttggataaaaaaatTGACTGTGCATGCAATAGGTTCTCGGGCTAGTATTTTCAAAGCCTGTCGTGGTATAGTCCGTCATGACGTGCAAATAGCAATGTATCTTCTGCCATATTTAGTCTTGCATGCTGTGTGTCATGGAACTGAAGAGGCACGCCATGGCATAGCTGAAGAAATTCTATTTGTTCTTCGTGCAGCTGCATCAGAGAGTAACAATGCTACTGTCCACGGGATTAGTTCTGGGCATAATGAAGTCTGTATTCAAGCTGTTTTTACTCTTCTTGATAATCTGGGCCAATGGGTGTATGACGTAGAACAAGATCTTGCTCTTTCACTGTCTGTTCAAACATCCAATTCTAGGCAACAAGCTTTAAAATTGAAGGAGCAGAATGATTCAGAACAGATGCTTATGCAATGTAAACATGTTTCTGAGCTTTTGGCAGCAATTCCTAAAGTTACTCTTGCTAGGGCATCTTTTAGGTGTCATGCTTATGCCAGGTCTTTGTTATACTTTGAATCTTATGTACGGGAGAAGTCAGGATCTTTCAACCCATCCTCTGAAAAGAGTGGCATCTTTGAGGATGAAGACATTTCATTCCTAATGGAGATATATAGTGGCTTGGATGAACCAGATGGCTTGTCTGGTTTTGCTTCTCTACGCAAGGCAAAGAGCTTGCAAGATcattttttgataaataaaaaagcTGGAAACTGGGCAGAAGTTCTAACTTCATGTGAGCAAGCTCTGCAAATGGAACCCACATCTGTCCAGAGGCATTCAGATGTTCTTAACTGCCTGCTAAACATGTACCATTTGCAGGGCATGGTTACTTACGTAACTGGATTAATGTCGAGGATTCCTGAATATAGGAAAATGTGGTGCATGCAAGGTATTCAGGCTGCATGGAGACTTGGCAGATGGGACTTGATGGATGAGTATCTCAATGGGGCTGATAAAGAAGGTTTAATTTGCAGCAATGCTGAGAGTAATGCTTCATTTGACATGGATGTTGCAATGATTCTTCAAGCAATGATGAAGAAAGATCAATTCTCTGTTGATGAGAAAATTGCATTGTCCAAGCAATCTTTGATTGGTCCTTTGGCTGCTGCTGGCATGGATTCTTATGCACGGGCTTACCCATTTGTTGTAAAGCTTCACATGCTACGGGAGTTGGAGGAATTCAACTTTCTTCTTGGAGGTGAatcttttttggaaaaatcaTTACATCTTGATGAACTACAGTTCCCAAAACTAACGGGAAACTGGGAAAACCGACTCAAACTCACTCAACCATCTCTCTGGGCAAGGGAGCCACTTTTGGCTTTCCGGAGGCTTGTTTTTTGTGCTAGTGGTGTCAGGGATTCAGTTGGGAATTGTTGGATACAATATGCAAAGCTTTGTCGCTCCGCTGGTCATTATGAGACTGCAAATAGGGCAATCTTAGAAGCCAGGGTTGTCTTAGAAGCCACAATGGCACCTAATGTCAATGTGGAAAAGGCTAAGCTTCTCTGGAGCACTAGGCGAGCTGATGGCGCCATTGCAGAGCTCCAACAATCACTTCTGAGTATGCCTGTGGAGGTTGTTGGTTCTTCAGCAATATCATCTATCACAAGCCTTTCATTGGTTCCACTGAACCCTCCACCTCTACTTTCTAATACCCAGTTTTTAAATGAGACTAGAGATGTTGCCAAAACCCTCCTATTATATTCAAGGTGGATACATTATACTGgtcaaaagaagaaagaagatatGATAAATCTATACTCTAGAGTGAAGGAACTGCAGCCCAAGTGGGAAAATGGATACTTTTATATGGCTAAATATTGCGATGAACTGCTTGTTGATGCAAGGAAGAGGCAGGAAGATAAAACGGAACCGCTTTCCAGGGTGGTGCCATCAAATTTCAATCCAGTTTCTTCTACCAGCTTGAATGCTGAGAAACCATGGTGGTCTGATCTTCCCGATGTACTATTATTTTATGCTAAGGGCCTTCATAGGGGCCACAAGAATCTTTTTCAAGCGCTTCCAAGATTATTAACTCTTTGGTTTGACTTTGGGAGCGTTTGCCATCCAAGTAATGTAGCTTCTACCAGAGACATGAAAACCATCCATGGGAAG GTCATGAACATTATGCGGGGCTGCTTAAAGGATTTGCCAACCTATCAATGGTTAACTGTTTTGCCACAACTCGTTTCTAGAATTTGCCATCAGAATGAAGACACTGTTAGGCTGGTGAAACACATAATTACTTCTGTTCTACAGCAATATCCACAACAAGCTCTTTGGATTATGGCAGCTGTTACAAAATCACAAGTTTCTTCAAGGAAGAAAGCTGCTGCAGAGATTATTCAAGCTGCCAGAAACAGATCTACTGACAAAGATGTGAACTCTTTGTTTACACAATTTGCTACTCTGATTGACCATCTAATCAAGTTGTGTAATCATAATGGTCAACCAAGGGCAAGAACAATAAATATCTCAACTGAATTTAGTGCTTTGAAGAGGATGATGCCAGTGGATATCATTATGCCAACCCAACAATCACTTACTGTTAACCTGCCCtcatattatataaatcaaacTGATTCTGTTGCAGCTGATACATTCTCTTTTACTGATCTTCCTACTATATCTGGAATTAGTGATGAGGCTGATATTCTTTCTTCACTTCAGCGTCCAAAGAAA GTCATTCTTTTGGGCAGTGATGGAAGTGAACGTCCATTCCTTTGCAAACCGAAGGATGACTTGAGAAAAGATGCACGCATGATGGAATTCAATGCAATGGTCAATCGACTATTGTCTAAATGCCCTGAGAGTCGGAGGAGGAAGCTTTACATTCGCACATTTGCAGTGATTCCATTAACAGAGGACTGTGGTATGGTTGAATGGGTGCCACATACTCGTGGTCTTCGACAAATTCTCCAAGACATTTATATAAGCTGTGGCAAGTTTGATAGACAGAAAACTAATCCTCATATTAAGCGCATTTATGACCAATGTCAAGGAAAAATGCCAGCAGAGGAAATGCTGGAGAACCGAATCCTTCCAATGTTCCCTCCTGTTTTCCATAAATGGTTTCTAAACACATTTTCTGAACCAGCTGCTTGGTTTAGGGCTCGAGTTGCCTATGCACATACTACTGCTGTTTGGTCAATGGTTGGGCACATTGTGGGCCTTGGAGATCGTCATGGTGAAAACATACTTTTCGATTCTACCACAGGGGACTGTGTTCATGTGGATTTCAGTTGCTTATTTGATAAAGGATTGCTATTGGAGAAACCTGAGCTTGTTCCATTCAGGCTTACACAG AACATGGTTGATGGTTTGGGAATAACAGGATATGAGGGTATCTTCCTGAAAGTTAGCGAGATCACACTTTCAGTATTGAGGAATCACCGGGAGACACTAATGAGTGTCCTAGAGACTTTCGTCCATGATCCTCTTGTGGAATGGACTAAATCTCACAAATCCAGTGGGGTGGAGGTTCAAAACCCTCATGCACAG AGGGCAATCAGCCACATTGAAGCACGCTTACAAGGAGTAGTAGTTGGTGTTGGAGCTGCACCTTCTTTGCCTCTAGCAGTAGAAGGACAAGCTCGGCGCTTGATTGCTGAAGCAGTGTCGCACAAAAATCTTGGCAAAATGTACATATGGTGGATGCCTTGGTTTTGA